The following coding sequences are from one Triticum aestivum cultivar Chinese Spring chromosome 5A, IWGSC CS RefSeq v2.1, whole genome shotgun sequence window:
- the LOC123107501 gene encoding xylanase inhibitor protein 1-like: MALARRSPASSLLVIAAVLSVHGLLPAPAAATGKTGQLTVFWGRNKDEGSLREACDAGLYTAVIMSFLNVYGHGKYRLDLSGHPLAGIGGDIRHCQSMGITVSLSIGGYGGDYALPTNRSALDLADHLWFSYLGGRRRGVRRPFGRASLDGVDLFLERGGPAEHYDALARELARRKARGGKAPRLTATPRYAFPDRLAAPALSTGVFERIHVRFYDYPECTAFIEDAWGRWTAAYPGSEIHLGLTASEKASCYLHPKALWEITMPIVQKAANYGGVMLWDRYYDVVNVQDHYSSYIKNWA, from the coding sequence ATGGCGCTGGCACGCCGGAGTCCGGCCTCCTCCCTCCTGGTCATCGCCGCGGTTCTCTCCGTTcacggcctcctccccgctccggccgccgccacgggcAAGACCGGCCAGCTCACCGTCTTTTGGGGCCGGAACAAGGACGAGGGCTCTCTCAGGGAAGCCTGCGACGCCGGCCTCTACACCGCGGTCATCATGTCCTTCCTCAACGTCTACGGCCACGGCAAGTACCGCCTCGACCTCTCCGGCCACCCGCTCGCCGGCATCGGGGGCGACATCAGGCACTGCCAGTCCATGGGCATCACCGTCTCCCTCTCCATCGGCGGCTACGGCGGCGACTACGCGCTCCCGACCAACCGGTCCGCGCTCGACCTCGCCGACCACCTCTGGTTCTCCTACCTCGGCGGCAGGCGCAGGGGCGTGCGCCGCCCGTTCGGCCGCGCGAGTCTCGACGGCGTCGACCTCTTCCTGGAGCGCGGCGGGCCGGCGGAGCACTACGACGCGCTGGCGAGGGAGCTGGCCAGGCGCAAGGCCCGCGGGGGGAAGGCGCCGCGGCTGACGGCGACGCCGCGCTACGCGTTCCCGGACCGGCTCGCGGCGCCGGCGCTCTCGACGGGGGTCTTCGAGCGCATCCACGTCAGGTTCTACGACTACCCGGAGTGCACGGCGTTCATCGAGGACGCGTGGGGCAGGTGGACGGCGGCGTACCCGGGCAGCGAGATCCACCTCGGCCTCACGGCGTCGGAGAAGGCCAGCTGCTACCTGCACCCCAAGGCGCTCTGGGAGATCACCATGCCGATCGTGCAGAAGGCGGCCAACTACGGCGGCGTCATGCTCTGGGACCGGTACTACGACGTGGTGAACGTCCAGGACCACTACAGCAGCTACATCAAGAACTGGGCCTGA